The Verrucomicrobiia bacterium genome contains the following window.
GTCCCCGAAGCTGCGTCCGGGAATGACGCTGGCGATTGAGCCGATGGTCAACGCCGGGACGCCCGGAGTAAAAATTTTAAATGATGGCTGGACAGTAGTGACGCAGGATGGTTCACTATCCGCCCATTTTGAGCATACGGTTTTAGTCACTGAAGGTGAGCCGGAGATTTTGACATGGCCCGAGCGGATGCCATCGAAGTTGAAGGCTCAGTAGTGGAAGCTTTGCCGCACGCGATGTATCGGGTCGAGTTGGCCAACGGACATCGGGTGCTGGCGCATTTTAAGGGCCAGGCCCGCAAAAACGCGGTGAGTTTGGCGGCTGGCGATAAGGTAATGTTAGAGATGTCGCTGTTCGATTTGTCGAACGGCTGCATAGTGAGCAACGAGAAAAAATTATGAAAGTTCGCGCATCAGTAAAAAAGCTTTGCGACAACTGCAAGGTCGTCCGGCGCAAAGGCGTCATCCGTGTCATTTGCACGAATGCCCGCCACAAACAACGTCAAGGATAATAGAATTTTATGGCACGCATTATTGGAGTGGAAATTCCCGGCGAGAAGCGCATTGATATCGCACTTCGCTACATCTACGGCATCGGCCCGGTCAACGCCAAGGTCATCCTCGAAAAAGCGAAGATTGACCCGAGCATCCGCGCGAAGGACCTGAACGAGCAGCAGATGTCGCAGATCGTTCACGCCATCCAGGACGGCAAATACGTCATCGAGGGCGATCTGCGCCGCGAACTGGGCATGAACCTCAAGCGCCTTCAGGGCATCAAGTGTTACCGCGGCATTCGCCATCTGCGCAGTCTGCCCGTCCGCGGCCAGCGCACCCAGACGAATGCGCGCACGCGCAAAGGCCCGCGCAAGACTGTCGGCGTGCAACGCAATCCCAACGCCAAAACCGGCATCCACTAATCAATTTTTATGGCTGAAGAAAAAAAGAAACCGGCTCCCAAAAAGGAAGCGAAACCCGAAGGCGCCGCCGAGGAAAAGACGGCCGCCAAAGCCGGCGAAGCGAAGCCCGCGAAGAAACCCGCTGCCGGTGCTGAAGGCGCTGCTGAAGCGAAACCTGCCGAAGGCGTCGTCGCCGCGGCTGTGGCTCCCACCGCGGCGGAGTTGCTCGCGGACGATCCCAATGCCAAGAAAATCATCAAGGCCAAGGGTGCGAAAAATATTTCCACCGGCATCGCGAACATCCTCGCGACCTTCAACAACACCCAGGTAAGCATCACGGATTTGCACGGCAATTTGCTGGGCTGGTCCAGTGCCGGCCGGGTGGGTTTCAAGGGTTCGCGCAAGAGCACCGCGTATGCGGCGCAGCAAGTCGCTCAGGACGCCGCCCGCCAGGCGATGGCCCACGGCATGCGCGAAATCGAAGTGCGCGTGAAGGGTCCTGGCTCCGGCCGTGAATCGGCCATCCGCGCTCTCCAGGCCATCGGCCTCGAAGTCACCGTCATCAAGGACGTCACGCCCGTTCCCCACAACGGCTGCCGCCCGCGCAAGAAACGCCGCGTTTAATCAACCTCAATATTTTAAGTTATGGCTCGTTATACAGGTCCCCGCGTTCGCATCAGCCGCCGTTTCGGCGTGCCCATCTTTGGCCCCTCGAAATATCTCGAGCGCCGCAATTACGGCCCCGGCGTTCACGGCCCGAAGTCCCGCCGCAAGCACACGGATTACGGCCTCGGCTTGATCGAGAAGCAAAAGTTGCGCTATTACTACGGCCTCATGGAACGCCAGTTCCGTGGTGTCTATGAGCGCGCACTCCGCCGCCGCGGTGTCACCGGCGAACAGATGTTGCAGATCCTCGAGACCCGCCTCGACAACGTCGCATTTCATCTCGGTTTTGCCGCCACGCGTTCCGCGTCGCGCCAGTTGATCAGCCACGGCCACGTGAAGGTCAATGGCCGCAAGGTGAACATCCCTTCGTTCGCGCTCAAGGTGAACGATATCGTGGAAGTCAAAGAGTCCAATGTCTCGCGCCAGCTTGCCACCAAGAACATGGAAATGGCGACCAGCCGCGCGGTGCCCGATTGGCTTTCGTTGAACAAGGAAGGCTTCAAAGGCGTGATTATGCGCATCCCTACCCGGGATGAAATCCAGCCGATCGCGAACGAGCAGGCCGTTGTTGAATTTTATTCCCGTTAATTAAAACCGCCCTTCTCGCGAAGGGCACAAAAAGGCAAATACACGGGTCGTTCCGGCGCGGGAATAAAACCGGGGCGATCAGATTACATTTGCCAGAAAGAAAACCATGCCAGTACGTTTAGGACGTTTCGAAATGCCCAAACGGTTGACCAAGGAAGAGTCAACCGCAACGGAAACCTACGCCAAGTTTGTCGCCGAACCCTTTGAAACCGGTTATGGCCACACTATCGGCAATTCCCTGCGCCGCGTGTTGCTCTCTTCTCTCGAAGGAGCGGCCATCACCTCGATCAAGATTGACGGCGCCATGCACGAATTCACCACTGTTGACGGTGTGGTGGAAGATGTCACCGACATCGTGCTCAACTTGAAGAAAATTTTGTTCAAGGCCCACAGCCGTGAACCGCAGACGCTCTTGCTTTCCGTGAACAAGGAAGGCGAAGTGCTCGCCGGCGATATCGAGCTGAACCAGAACATTGAACTTGTCAATCCCAAGCAGCACATCTGCACGCTCGACAAGAAGAAAAAATTTGAGATGGAGCTTGAAGTCAAAGTCGGTCGCGGCTTTTGCCCGGGCGATGAAAACAAAAAGCCCAACCAAGCCATTGGCGTGGTCGCGATTGACTCGTTGTTCTCGCCCGTGACGCGCGTGCGTTACGCAGTCGAGAGCGCGCGTGTCGGTCAGCGCACGGATTATGACCGTTTGCTGATTGAGATCTGGACGGATGGACGCATTTCGCCGGATGACTCGCTCACGCAAGCCTCGGCTATTCTCCAGCATCATTTGGATGTGTTCGTCGGCTACGACAAGAACGCCATCGAATTCGAAGAAGTGGTGGACAAGCAGGACGAGGAAAAGACCAAGCTCAAGAAACTGCTCGGCATGAGCGTGAACGAAATCGAGCTGAGCGTCCGCGCCGCCAACTGCCTCAACAACGCGAACATCACGACCGTCGGCCAGTTGGCCATGAAGACCGAAGCTGAGATGCTCAAATACCGCAACTTCGGCAAAAAATCCCTCAACGAAATCAAAGAGAAGCTGTCCTCGCTCGGCTTGACTTTGGGCATGACCTTCGACGCGGACACGCTCGAAACGCCCAAGGAAGACGCCGCCGCTGTGGCCGCCACCGTGGAATAATTGTTATGCGACACCTTAAACGAACCGCCAAGCTGGGCCGTACCGGCACGCACCGCAATGCGATGCTCGCCAACCTGGTTTGCAGCCTGATCAAACACAAACGCGTCACCACTACGCTGGCCAAAGCCAAAGCCGCGCGTTCTGTCGCCGAAAAAATGGTCACTCTCGCCAAGGCCGGCACGGTCCACGACCGCCGTCTCGCCGCCGCGCGTTTGCACCAGGAAGACGCCGTGAAGATCCTCTTCAACGAACTCGCTCCCGTCCAGAAAGAGCGCCACGGTGGTTACACCCGCATCGTGAAGTTGCACCAACGCCAGGGCGATGCTTCGCAGTTGGCCATCCTTGAATGGGTGGACGCAACGGCCGCCGCTGAGCCCGCTCCTGAAGCGAAGGCTGAAACGGAAACCAAGCCGGAAGGCGAAGCCAAGCCTAAGAAAGCCAAGAAGGCCAAAAAGGAAGAAGCTTCTGCTGAAGCGAAAGCTTAAGCGCGAGATCAATTAATTCAAACCAAGCCCGTTCTTCGGAACGGGCTTTTTTATTTTCCGGACCAATATGGCGATCGTTATAGACGTTTTCTTGACACCGCCTTCAAGGTAGGATGCGCGGTCGCGCCGTCGGGCATTCTTTTGTTTTCGTTCGACAGGACGCCGGGATTATGTAATTAAGGCGCGACAAAACTGTGCGAATGAATTCTCAAGCGCGCTCGGTCAACACAGCATCAAATCAAGACCAAGGCAAGCGAAGTTCGCTGGGGATTTCCATGTGGGGAGCGCTGATTTTTTTTGCCGCCTTGTGGTGCCTGGATTTTCCGAAACCCTACATAGATGATTTATTTTATTGCAGTGGCGGATTGAGTCTCGCACAGGGTGGGGGACTCGATTATCCGTTGATCGCTGGTCAGGGACTTGCCCATTCTTTTTTTGTTTACCCGCCAACTCATTCGTACCTGCTCGCGGGATGGTTGAAATTATTCGGCATCAGCGCCGGTTCCATGACCGCATTTCCCATGGCGATGTATTGCCTCATCTCCGTGGCAACCATAGCGATATTGCGGCACAAACATTCTTCGGCGTGGGTGGAATGGTGCGTGCCGGTGGCGGTGGCGGCGGCATTTTTAAGGACAGGCGGTTTGCGGCCGGATGCTCTGGCCATCGCCATGCTGATGATGGCCCTGATGATTTTTGAGATCGCTCCGCGCAAGCACCGATGGCTGTTTTTATTCTTTCTCCTATTATTTTTCGTAGGCTCAACCGCGCCGCGCATGGCGATTTTTAGTGTCGCGATCATTTGTTTCGCAATTTTTAGTCTCTGGCGCGAACCCTTAAATACGCGGCCGAAAATGGAGATGGTTCTATTAAACACAATGACGGCGTTGGGAGTATCATTTTTAATTTTTCTTTTGATGATTCATTTTCGTCTGGGCGAATTCCTTTACACCTTCCGTCTTCATCTGACTCGGGTCGCCGATTTATCTTCTTCGACGCGGATGTTTATCATGGATGAAGTCGGCGTGCTGTCATGGCCATTGTTGGGGTTGCCGCTATTGCTCTTATTATTATTTCGTCGCCGCCCGTGGGATCGTCCAACCTGGTTTGTGGCGTGGCTGGGGATAACCTTCCTCATGGCTGGTGTTCTGGGAATGCTTGGGCCGGGGGCAATCTGGTTTCCTATTTTTGCTTCGCTGCTTTTGCTGGGATCCGGTTTTAGAACTATTTCCGGCTGGCGCGCGATCGGGATGCAGGGAGTGGTTCTTCTGGCGTTGTTGATCGGCAATGGAAAAAGTCTGGTTGCGGTTGGCGGAGAATTGACGGGAAAATTTCATCGCGGTCAGGGCGAACAGCGGGACGCGGCGCTGGCCTTGCAGCCAAGTCCGCAGCACCGGATATTTGTGGATACGGAACAAGCCCGGTATCTTTTCGGCTATCGCATCCCGCCGGGCTTTCTGGCATTTGAGTACGGGGCGCCATTTCCGAAGGAATATGTTTTTGAAGATTTGCGTCCGTCCGATATTTATTTGGTCGGGCCGCAAACTCTGGAAAAACTCAACGAGCGCACATTCCTTAATCACCCATCCCCTTCCAAATGGAAACCGGTCGGACCAAAACGCTGGTGGCTCAATCAATACCCACGCTGGATTTACATTATTCCGGCAGAAGATTGCGGGAAGTTACGAGCGCGATAATACTTTCTAAAATCCACTTCAATTTCCCGAAGGCAAGGACATCCGTTGAAAAAGCCAGATGAAGTCAGCGCTTTCAGAAGAGTCAATCCATAGCGGCAGCGCAAGAGTATCGGGCACGGGTGGTGGGCAGGTGCTGTTGAACTGCCAATGATGAATTTCCGAGTGTCCGTCCGCAAAAGAAAAACTACAGCCACCGTTGTGATAGGAGCCCGGCATGTCCACCCAATTATAATCAGGGTTGGCATATCCCGGCAAGGGAGATGGCGATTGCTCGACAAAATAACCGTCGTTGATGCTGTCAGGATGTTCGTCGAGAAAAACAAAAATTCCCGACGGATTTAAAATTTCGCCGTCCTTGAGAAATTGGCGGTAACCTTTGTTGTTAATATTGCCGCCGGAGACGAGCAGGTTGCCGGGATCGCCAATCATTGCATTCATCGAGACGCTGCGCACCCGCGCGGTGAAACCGGCATTTTTTTGGGCGTCGCTTAGCACGCGATCGGCGGGGCATCTATAAATGCTCGCCGAATAACCGGTGTAAGGTCCAAGCAGCGAGGTCGAGACGAATGCGGTGTTGGTATTCGCCGGAGCAGTTGTCCAATCCATGACGTTGTCCACCCAGTTGGGCTGGCCGGCCGGGGCGACGTTTAGAAGGCTGTTGCTGCCGACCACGCCGCCGAGATTGTAAACCAAACGATCCCCGTTATCGCCGGAATAAAGCGACCATGCGAAGGTTAATTGACGCGTATTGTTCACGCAACCGAGGGCAAGGGCGCGCGAGCGCGAGCGTGCCAACGCGGGGAAAAGCAACCCCGCAAGGATCGCAATAATGGCAATTACGACGAGTAATTCAACCAGGGTAAAACCATCGCCAGCGCGAGACCGGTAAGCTTGAAACAACCCAGCCGAACCGCTCTCACGTCTGCCGCTATGGAATTGAAGTGTCACGATGGGAAAAGGTGAGACACAAACCGATTCTGCAGGCTAGCAGTTAGGGAGGCCACTGTAAAGGGAGTTTTGGCCGGAAAACAGGGCAAAACGGGCGGAAAAACCTTTCGGATGTGCGAAACCAACGGTAGAAAGTTAAGTGACAAATGATTGCGGCGGGACGAAGATAAATCATCCGTGTTCGATCCATGACTAAAAAAATGGGAACAATTCGACCGGTTGGCGAGTCCTAACCAACATAACGGTCACATGGCTGATGAATTAGACTTCGATACGCTGGTGGCCCAATTTTACGGGCCGCTGTACCAGTTCGCTTATGGTCTGACGCGGGCAGAGGCCGACGCCAGTGATCTTACGCAACAAACATTTTACATTTGGGCCACCAAAGGCCATCAACTGCGGGATGGCTCCAAAGTGAAAACGTGGCTTTTTACCACCCTCCACCGGGAATTTCTGAACATGCGGCGCAAGGTCGTGCGGTTTCCCCATTCGGAATTGGAAGAGATGGACCACGAGTTGCCCGTCATCGCCCCGGAAATGGTGAATGCCCTTGATTCCATCCGCGCCGTCGAATTGCTTGAGCGCGTTGGTGAGCCCTATCAGGCGGCGTTGACACTTTTTTACATGGAAGACTGTTCTTACAAAGACATCGCCGAGATTTTGAATGTGCCGCTGGGAACCGTGCAATCGCGCATCTCCCGGGGGCTTGCACAACTGCAACAATTAGTCACCAGTCCCACCCCCAGCCAGCGCGAGTCGGCGCGAAAGGAGTTGCATGGATAGGTGCGAAGCGCGGGAAATATTATCGCTGTTCCGGCCGGGAACGAAAGACGCCGAAGACCCGAAAATCGCCGAGGCGTTGCGCTATGCCCAGACCGATGAAGAATTGGCACGCTGGTTCGCCGGGCATTGCAGCCTTTACGTGACCATGCGGGCGCGTCTGAAAGAAATCCCGGTGCCCTCAGATTTGCAGGCGAGAATCATGCGCATCGAGGCGCAGCAGCGCGGAAAAATAATTGACCTGCGGAAATGGTGGCTGCCGTTGACGGCGGCGGCAATGGTAGCGTTGCTCGGAATTATTTCGTGGATGATTTTCAGCCAGACGCGCCAGGATAATTTCAGTGATTATCGCGACCGCATGGCAAAGCTTCCACAGCGCGGTTATGCGATGACGATGTTCAACACGAACCTCGTGGAGATTCACACCTACCTTTTGAGCCATCAATGCCCTGATTACACCTTGCCCAAGCCGCTCACCATCCTTGCCGGTGAAGGTTGCGCGACGCTGGCCTGGCGCGATCGCAATGTCTCCATGATTTGCCTCAAGGATCCGGCGTCTCAACACGCGGTATATCTGTTCGCGATGGACGCAGCGAAAGTGGAAAACGCGCCGGCTTCGAGCCAGCCGGAATTTCGCCAGGTGCGCGACCTCATGACTGCAAGCTGGACCGTGGGCGATAAAA
Protein-coding sequences here:
- the infA gene encoding translation initiation factor IF-1 — protein: MARADAIEVEGSVVEALPHAMYRVELANGHRVLAHFKGQARKNAVSLAAGDKVMLEMSLFDLSNGCIVSNEKKL
- the rpmJ gene encoding 50S ribosomal protein L36, with product MKVRASVKKLCDNCKVVRRKGVIRVICTNARHKQRQG
- the rpsM gene encoding 30S ribosomal protein S13, with the translated sequence MARIIGVEIPGEKRIDIALRYIYGIGPVNAKVILEKAKIDPSIRAKDLNEQQMSQIVHAIQDGKYVIEGDLRRELGMNLKRLQGIKCYRGIRHLRSLPVRGQRTQTNARTRKGPRKTVGVQRNPNAKTGIH
- the rpsK gene encoding 30S ribosomal protein S11, translated to MAEEKKKPAPKKEAKPEGAAEEKTAAKAGEAKPAKKPAAGAEGAAEAKPAEGVVAAAVAPTAAELLADDPNAKKIIKAKGAKNISTGIANILATFNNTQVSITDLHGNLLGWSSAGRVGFKGSRKSTAYAAQQVAQDAARQAMAHGMREIEVRVKGPGSGRESAIRALQAIGLEVTVIKDVTPVPHNGCRPRKKRRV
- the rpsD gene encoding 30S ribosomal protein S4 produces the protein MARYTGPRVRISRRFGVPIFGPSKYLERRNYGPGVHGPKSRRKHTDYGLGLIEKQKLRYYYGLMERQFRGVYERALRRRGVTGEQMLQILETRLDNVAFHLGFAATRSASRQLISHGHVKVNGRKVNIPSFALKVNDIVEVKESNVSRQLATKNMEMATSRAVPDWLSLNKEGFKGVIMRIPTRDEIQPIANEQAVVEFYSR
- a CDS encoding DNA-directed RNA polymerase subunit alpha, which gives rise to MPVRLGRFEMPKRLTKEESTATETYAKFVAEPFETGYGHTIGNSLRRVLLSSLEGAAITSIKIDGAMHEFTTVDGVVEDVTDIVLNLKKILFKAHSREPQTLLLSVNKEGEVLAGDIELNQNIELVNPKQHICTLDKKKKFEMELEVKVGRGFCPGDENKKPNQAIGVVAIDSLFSPVTRVRYAVESARVGQRTDYDRLLIEIWTDGRISPDDSLTQASAILQHHLDVFVGYDKNAIEFEEVVDKQDEEKTKLKKLLGMSVNEIELSVRAANCLNNANITTVGQLAMKTEAEMLKYRNFGKKSLNEIKEKLSSLGLTLGMTFDADTLETPKEDAAAVAATVE
- the rplQ gene encoding 50S ribosomal protein L17, with product MRHLKRTAKLGRTGTHRNAMLANLVCSLIKHKRVTTTLAKAKAARSVAEKMVTLAKAGTVHDRRLAAARLHQEDAVKILFNELAPVQKERHGGYTRIVKLHQRQGDASQLAILEWVDATAAAEPAPEAKAETETKPEGEAKPKKAKKAKKEEASAEAKA
- a CDS encoding prepilin-type N-terminal cleavage/methylation domain-containing protein gives rise to the protein MTLQFHSGRRESGSAGLFQAYRSRAGDGFTLVELLVVIAIIAILAGLLFPALARSRSRALALGCVNNTRQLTFAWSLYSGDNGDRLVYNLGGVVGSNSLLNVAPAGQPNWVDNVMDWTTAPANTNTAFVSTSLLGPYTGYSASIYRCPADRVLSDAQKNAGFTARVRSVSMNAMIGDPGNLLVSGGNINNKGYRQFLKDGEILNPSGIFVFLDEHPDSINDGYFVEQSPSPLPGYANPDYNWVDMPGSYHNGGCSFSFADGHSEIHHWQFNSTCPPPVPDTLALPLWIDSSESADFIWLFQRMSLPSGN
- a CDS encoding RNA polymerase sigma factor, translated to MADELDFDTLVAQFYGPLYQFAYGLTRAEADASDLTQQTFYIWATKGHQLRDGSKVKTWLFTTLHREFLNMRRKVVRFPHSELEEMDHELPVIAPEMVNALDSIRAVELLERVGEPYQAALTLFYMEDCSYKDIAEILNVPLGTVQSRISRGLAQLQQLVTSPTPSQRESARKELHG